A part of Olleya sp. Bg11-27 genomic DNA contains:
- a CDS encoding TlpA disulfide reductase family protein produces MRYIVLLLIAITLCSCDKNETELLTFGKYRAELKVSDTTFLPFTFKVKDANTVEIYNAEEIITVDEISYKNDSVYIKLPVFEGMLIAKIKDQTLNGRFVVPEKGREQAFTASKKETRFDITGTPKSNITGQWETVFSPNTDTDRYVAKGVFKQKDNVVTGTFLTETGDYRYLEGVVNGNQLKLSTFDGAHAFLFTGTVTDSTINGQFYSGNHWKEPFTAKRNDNYELASANDLTFLKEGYDNLAFIFPDTDGNLVSLTDDRFKNKVVVVQIMGTWCPNCLDESKYYTQYYNANKDKAIQFVALAFEYTKTEEKAFSFIKRLRDRLDITYPILLAQTGTTSKSKANEKLPMLNQILSYPTSIFIDKSGKVRKIHTGFNGPATGDKFTAFKTEFTEFMTLLEAE; encoded by the coding sequence ATGCGCTATATTGTCCTATTATTGATTGCTATTACTTTATGTTCTTGTGATAAAAATGAAACTGAATTGTTAACATTCGGAAAGTATAGAGCGGAATTAAAAGTCAGTGATACAACATTTTTGCCATTCACTTTTAAAGTAAAAGACGCTAATACAGTAGAGATTTATAATGCTGAAGAAATTATTACTGTCGATGAGATTAGTTATAAAAATGATTCCGTTTATATTAAACTTCCTGTATTTGAAGGGATGCTAATCGCAAAAATTAAAGATCAAACTTTAAATGGTCGTTTTGTGGTTCCTGAAAAAGGAAGAGAACAAGCATTTACTGCTTCTAAAAAAGAGACTAGATTTGATATTACTGGAACACCAAAAAGTAATATTACAGGGCAGTGGGAAACGGTTTTTAGTCCAAATACTGACACTGATAGATATGTTGCTAAAGGTGTTTTTAAACAAAAAGATAATGTCGTAACAGGTACTTTTTTAACCGAAACTGGTGACTATCGTTATCTTGAAGGTGTCGTTAATGGAAATCAATTAAAATTATCAACTTTTGATGGTGCCCATGCTTTTTTGTTTACTGGTACAGTAACCGACAGTACCATAAATGGACAGTTTTATTCTGGTAACCATTGGAAAGAACCGTTTACGGCAAAACGTAATGACAATTATGAACTAGCAAGTGCAAACGATTTAACTTTTTTAAAGGAAGGTTACGATAACTTAGCTTTTATATTCCCAGATACGGACGGTAATCTCGTTTCTTTAACAGATGATCGTTTTAAAAACAAAGTGGTAGTCGTTCAAATTATGGGAACGTGGTGTCCTAATTGTTTAGACGAAAGTAAATATTACACACAGTATTATAATGCTAATAAAGACAAGGCTATTCAGTTTGTAGCCTTAGCATTTGAATATACTAAAACAGAAGAGAAAGCCTTTAGTTTTATTAAACGCTTAAGGGATCGATTAGATATTACATATCCTATTTTATTAGCACAAACAGGTACTACAAGTAAATCTAAAGCTAACGAGAAACTACCCATGCTAAATCAGATTTTAAGCTATCCAACGTCTATTTTTATTGATAAATCAGGTAAAGTACGTAAAATACACACGGGATTTAATGGGCCAGCAACAGGAGATAAATTTACGGCGTTTAAAACAGAATTTACGGAGTTTATGACTCTGTTGGAAGCGGAGTAG
- a CDS encoding MFS transporter, producing MKKISNLTIFTLLLVSSLTIMVGTVIAPSLSGIVEHTNFSLSPSWLITLPSLGVVIFAPLIGRLLPKFGNFKLLCLGLVPYGILGVIGAFITNDYLLIVDRFLLGGATVAIQVSVTAFIAELFTGEKRLKMIAWQVMSIEFGGVVFLALGGVLGQIDWQYPFYIYLTAIVCLILVLKALPKSDPKIENEAIVIATKKNSKLKVQLIFLGALLAMMLFFVGFVTLPLYLPETFSFSASETGFLMAFISLITIVVASQMPKTVKLLGEGKTVTVGFLFFMLGYTVLAMAINVPLLILAAVFIGVGFGLTIPLLSHMMVEVSTPQNQGKNLSLLSMGIFGGQFLSTFIEYVSTNYTAVYSVSASLALIIAVVMYYRFQKLSKE from the coding sequence ATGAAAAAGATATCAAACCTTACAATTTTTACTTTATTATTGGTCAGCAGTTTAACTATTATGGTAGGGACGGTCATTGCGCCTTCACTTTCCGGTATTGTCGAACATACCAATTTTAGTTTATCACCAAGTTGGCTAATTACATTGCCATCTTTAGGTGTTGTTATATTTGCGCCCCTAATCGGACGTTTATTACCTAAGTTTGGTAATTTTAAACTCCTTTGTTTGGGCTTAGTGCCTTATGGTATTTTGGGTGTTATTGGCGCTTTTATTACCAACGATTACCTCTTAATTGTAGATCGATTTTTATTAGGTGGTGCAACCGTTGCTATTCAAGTCTCTGTTACTGCTTTTATAGCCGAATTATTTACAGGAGAAAAACGGTTAAAAATGATTGCTTGGCAAGTGATGTCTATAGAATTTGGAGGTGTTGTTTTCTTAGCCTTAGGAGGGGTTTTAGGGCAAATTGACTGGCAATATCCTTTTTATATTTATCTAACCGCAATAGTCTGCTTAATCTTAGTTTTAAAAGCATTACCAAAATCAGATCCTAAAATAGAAAATGAAGCTATTGTAATAGCTACGAAAAAGAATAGTAAATTGAAGGTGCAACTTATTTTTTTAGGTGCTTTATTAGCTATGATGTTATTTTTTGTAGGTTTTGTTACGTTACCGTTGTACTTGCCAGAAACCTTTAGCTTTAGTGCGTCTGAAACTGGGTTTTTAATGGCCTTTATTTCATTAATTACTATTGTAGTGGCTAGTCAAATGCCTAAGACAGTAAAGCTATTGGGAGAAGGAAAAACGGTAACCGTCGGTTTTTTATTTTTTATGCTTGGGTATACCGTTTTAGCTATGGCGATTAATGTTCCGCTTTTAATACTAGCAGCAGTTTTTATTGGAGTGGGATTTGGTTTGACCATTCCGTTATTAAGCCATATGATGGTAGAAGTCAGTACGCCTCAAAATCAAGGTAAAAACTTAAGTTTACTCTCTATGGGGATTTTTGGAGGACAATTTTTATCCACTTTTATAGAGTACGTGTCTACCAACTATACGGCAGTATATAGTGTAAGTGCTAGTTTAGCATTAATAATAGCTGTTGTAATGTATTATAGGTTTCAAAAGTTATCTAAAGAATAA
- a CDS encoding ABC-F family ATP-binding cassette domain-containing protein, which translates to MLSVSNLSVQFGKRVLFDEVSTTFNNGNCYGIIGANGAGKSTFLKIISGQQDPTSGQVHLESGKRMSVLTQDHNKHDEDTVLETILKGNKALYKIKTEIDALYADYTDENADRIGELQVQFEEMNGWNADSDAAAMLSNLGIKEEFHYTLMADLDGKQKVRVLLAQALFGNPDLLIMDEPTNDLDYETISWLENFLANYDNCVIVVSHDRHFLDAVCTHISDIDFGKINHFSGNYTFWYESSQLAARQHAQQNKKAEEKKKELEDFIRRFSANVAKSKQATSRKKMIDKLNIEDIRRTSRRYPAIIFDRDREAGDQILNVEGLEYALDNEVLFKNIHLNLQKGDKVVLFSRDSRATTAFYEILNDNLKADAGKFDWGVTTTQSYLPLDNSSFFESTDMTLVDWLRQWAQTEEEREEVNIRGFLGKMIFSGEEALKKCNVLSGGEKVRCMLSRMMMTRANVLQLDEPTNHLDLESITAFNNSLKNFKGTMLFTTHDHEFAQTVANRVVELTPNGVIDRYATFDDYMQDPKIKELRDKMYTR; encoded by the coding sequence ATGTTATCAGTATCAAATTTATCAGTCCAATTCGGTAAGCGTGTGCTTTTTGACGAAGTAAGTACCACTTTTAATAATGGAAATTGCTACGGTATTATTGGAGCAAATGGAGCAGGGAAGTCAACCTTTTTAAAAATTATTTCTGGACAACAAGATCCAACGTCCGGTCAAGTACATTTAGAATCAGGAAAACGTATGTCGGTCTTAACACAAGACCACAATAAGCATGATGAAGACACTGTTTTAGAAACTATTTTAAAAGGAAATAAAGCACTTTATAAAATTAAGACTGAAATAGATGCATTATATGCAGATTATACAGACGAAAACGCAGATAGAATAGGAGAACTTCAAGTGCAATTTGAAGAAATGAATGGATGGAATGCAGATAGTGATGCTGCTGCAATGTTATCCAATTTAGGAATTAAAGAAGAGTTTCATTACACGTTAATGGCAGATTTAGATGGTAAACAAAAAGTACGTGTGTTATTAGCACAAGCGCTTTTTGGAAATCCAGATTTGCTTATTATGGATGAGCCTACCAATGACTTGGATTACGAAACCATCTCTTGGTTAGAAAACTTTTTAGCTAACTACGATAATTGTGTTATTGTGGTATCTCACGATAGACACTTTTTAGATGCGGTTTGTACACATATTAGTGATATCGATTTTGGTAAAATCAACCACTTTTCGGGTAATTATACGTTTTGGTATGAGTCGTCTCAATTAGCAGCAAGACAACATGCGCAACAAAACAAGAAAGCGGAAGAGAAGAAGAAAGAATTAGAAGACTTTATTCGTCGTTTTTCTGCCAATGTAGCAAAAAGTAAACAAGCGACCAGTAGAAAGAAAATGATTGACAAACTTAATATTGAGGATATTAGACGTACAAGTCGACGCTATCCTGCTATTATTTTTGATCGTGATAGAGAAGCTGGAGATCAAATATTAAACGTTGAAGGATTAGAGTATGCGCTTGATAACGAAGTGTTATTTAAAAACATCCATTTAAACCTTCAAAAAGGGGATAAAGTGGTGCTTTTTTCTAGAGATTCTAGAGCAACGACCGCTTTTTATGAAATTTTAAATGACAATTTAAAAGCGGATGCTGGTAAATTTGATTGGGGTGTTACAACGACACAATCTTATCTTCCATTAGATAATAGTTCGTTTTTTGAAAGTACCGATATGACGTTAGTCGACTGGTTACGTCAATGGGCACAAACGGAAGAAGAACGTGAAGAAGTCAATATTAGAGGTTTCTTAGGGAAAATGATTTTTAGTGGTGAAGAAGCATTAAAAAAATGTAATGTTTTATCTGGAGGAGAAAAAGTACGTTGTATGTTATCTAGAATGATGATGACAAGAGCTAACGTATTACAATTAGACGAACCTACAAATCACTTAGATTTAGAAAGTATTACTGCATTTAATAACTCTTTAAAAAACTTTAAAGGGACCATGTTATTTACAACACATGATCATGAGTTTGCACAGACGGTAGCTAATAGAGTAGTGGAGTTAACACCAAATGGAGTTATTGATAGATATGCAACGTTTGATGATTATATGCAAGATCCAAAAATTAAAGAACTGCGTGATAAAATGTACACTAGATAA
- a CDS encoding DUF2007 domain-containing protein, with product MTDYIKIFEGNFITVQLIKSRLEEIGINPVIKDENESGRLSGFAGARLPEVFVHKSEEEKARPIIESIQNETEA from the coding sequence ATGACAGACTATATAAAAATTTTTGAAGGAAATTTTATTACCGTTCAATTAATAAAATCACGATTAGAAGAGATTGGAATTAACCCAGTGATTAAAGATGAAAACGAATCTGGTCGATTAAGTGGTTTTGCGGGTGCAAGACTCCCGGAAGTCTTTGTTCACAAAAGCGAGGAGGAAAAAGCACGACCTATTATTGAATCTATTCAAAATGAAACAGAAGCTTAA
- a CDS encoding DUF6624 domain-containing protein, whose amino-acid sequence MMNKYLLILFLSFSILGTAQNDTNITPEHKTIDSLKLQLKKIINKINSRDKATPKHFTSIRDGKTAAITYRTNLSNACGLFVNQVIQKHGWLSIPKVGKTANNNFGLIINFAHDSIKTKYKSIIKTSVLKGESNPFNYATLIDGLLVYNGKLQVYGTILGPDPYSDEFKMRVYDISDPEYVNQRRQDINLNPIEDYLEKYDVEWDIPQKKK is encoded by the coding sequence ATGATGAATAAATATCTATTAATACTATTCTTATCTTTTTCAATACTAGGGACGGCTCAAAATGATACAAATATAACACCAGAGCATAAAACAATCGACTCGCTCAAGCTGCAGTTAAAAAAAATAATTAACAAAATAAATAGCCGAGATAAAGCAACACCTAAACACTTTACCTCAATTCGAGATGGCAAAACGGCTGCCATTACATATCGTACTAATTTATCTAACGCATGTGGTCTATTTGTAAATCAAGTCATCCAGAAACATGGATGGCTTTCTATACCTAAAGTTGGTAAGACTGCTAACAACAACTTTGGTTTGATTATTAATTTTGCTCATGATTCCATAAAAACAAAATACAAATCAATCATAAAAACGTCTGTTTTAAAAGGAGAATCTAATCCTTTTAATTATGCCACATTAATAGACGGCTTATTAGTTTATAATGGAAAATTACAAGTCTATGGCACTATACTAGGTCCTGACCCGTATTCCGATGAATTTAAAATGAGAGTTTATGATATTTCTGACCCCGAGTATGTTAATCAAAGAAGACAAGACATTAATTTAAATCCTATTGAGGACTACCTCGAAAAGTATGATGTTGAATGGGACATCCCTCAAAAAAAGAAATAA
- a CDS encoding helix-turn-helix domain-containing protein, which yields MNTNHWNTKIQIVEQFDGSTKMLSENSMGIYIQSETNDALLVHFKPLNQKFNHKVFNTNAGVLLNFERDLIDEDDIEYALDVFALFNKFPEFYIKQKEQVLQIQQLINWLKGEFYSETTSYIMLKTLLKVLLLHLIRFQNADFLKQDLNQKRIFQFLELMETTFLYETTTEYYATQLGISSKRLNQVLKEKLNCTAKQIIQQRQITEAKRSLIKSDSTTKEIAFRLGFDSISSFSRFFKKNVGVSPSVFKTEH from the coding sequence ATGAATACCAACCATTGGAATACTAAAATTCAGATTGTGGAGCAGTTTGATGGTAGCACTAAGATGTTATCAGAGAATTCTATGGGGATTTATATTCAGTCTGAAACTAATGATGCTTTATTGGTTCATTTTAAGCCATTAAACCAAAAATTTAATCATAAGGTTTTTAATACAAACGCTGGTGTTTTATTAAATTTTGAACGTGATCTTATTGATGAAGATGATATCGAGTATGCTTTGGATGTCTTTGCATTATTTAATAAATTTCCTGAATTTTATATAAAGCAAAAAGAGCAAGTCCTTCAAATTCAGCAATTAATTAATTGGCTTAAAGGCGAGTTTTACAGCGAAACCACCTCTTACATCATGCTTAAAACATTGCTTAAAGTTTTGTTATTGCATTTAATACGTTTTCAGAATGCTGACTTTTTGAAACAAGATTTAAATCAAAAAAGGATCTTTCAGTTTTTAGAATTAATGGAGACTACTTTTTTATATGAAACGACTACAGAATATTATGCGACTCAATTAGGGATTAGTAGCAAACGTTTAAATCAGGTTTTAAAAGAAAAACTTAACTGTACTGCAAAACAGATTATACAACAACGTCAAATTACGGAAGCTAAACGTAGCCTTATTAAAAGCGATAGTACAACTAAAGAGATAGCATTTCGGTTAGGTTTTGATTCGATAAGTAGCTTTTCTAGGTTTTTTAAGAAAAACGTAGGCGTTAGTCCTTCTGTTTTTAAGACGGAACATTAA
- the pheT gene encoding phenylalanine--tRNA ligase subunit beta gives MKISYNWIKQFIKTDWTPEQTSELLTDLGLEVEGLDLYQSVKGGLEGVIVGEVLTCVQHSNADKLKVTTVNIGQEQPIQIVCGAPNVAAGQKVPVATIGTTLYTEEGEAWTIKKGKIRGEESHGMICAEDELGLGKSHDGILVLPEDTIIGTACADLFDVENDQVFEIGLTPNRADAMSHYGTARDLKAGLQQKGITIELITPSVSAFHIDSRTLKIDVDVLNKELAPRYCGVTISGLKVEDSPEWLKNRLKAIGLSPINNIVDATNYVLHDLGQPLHAFDASKVNGNKIEVKTLPTGTKFTTLDGVERELHEDDLMICDAEKPMCIAGVFGGLDSGVTAQTTTIFLESAYFNPVSVRKTAKRHGLNTDASFRFERGIDPNITEYALKRAALLIQEIAGGEITSNITDVYSNKIEDFQVRLSFEKVTKLIGQEIPTETIKSILTSLDIKINSVTETGLGLTIPAFRNDVTREADVIEEILRVFGYNNIETNSKLNASISNASRFEDYKLQNVVGNQLAAQGWFEIMANSLTSANYIALTEQLKAAHNVEMLNPLSQDLGVMRQSLLFSGLEALSHNINRRQSNLKFFEFGKTYHDYDGTREEYKHLSLFITGFKTEESWSNAPQAKTNFFFLKGSIASTLDRLGISRYQESATTSDVFSEGLQLKIGRDTLVNFGVLKSKITKHFDITQDVFYADFNWDTIIEVAKRNKIKFTAIPKYPEVRRDFALLLDDNVTFDSLQAIAKKTEKQLLKKVNLFDVYQGKNLPKGKKSYALSFTFMDERQTLTDKVVDKIMNKLQNNFERQLGAELR, from the coding sequence ATGAAGATTTCTTACAACTGGATTAAACAATTTATTAAAACAGATTGGACTCCAGAACAAACTAGCGAATTACTGACAGATTTAGGACTTGAAGTAGAAGGTTTAGACCTTTACCAAAGTGTAAAAGGTGGCTTAGAAGGTGTTATAGTAGGCGAAGTTTTAACTTGCGTACAACATAGTAATGCTGACAAATTAAAAGTTACAACAGTAAATATAGGACAAGAACAACCCATACAAATTGTCTGTGGTGCACCAAATGTTGCTGCTGGACAAAAAGTACCTGTTGCAACTATTGGTACAACACTGTATACTGAAGAAGGGGAAGCTTGGACTATCAAAAAAGGAAAAATCAGAGGTGAGGAAAGTCACGGGATGATTTGTGCTGAAGATGAGTTAGGTTTAGGAAAATCTCATGATGGGATCCTAGTATTACCAGAAGATACTATTATTGGTACTGCCTGTGCCGATTTATTTGATGTAGAAAATGATCAAGTTTTTGAAATTGGATTAACTCCAAATCGTGCCGATGCTATGAGTCATTATGGTACAGCACGCGACCTAAAAGCAGGATTACAACAAAAAGGAATTACTATAGAGTTAATTACACCAAGTGTTAGTGCTTTTCATATCGATAGTAGAACACTTAAAATTGATGTTGATGTCCTTAATAAAGAATTGGCACCAAGATATTGTGGTGTTACTATTTCTGGATTAAAGGTTGAAGACTCTCCTGAATGGTTAAAAAACAGACTAAAAGCTATTGGTTTATCTCCCATTAATAATATTGTAGATGCTACTAATTATGTGTTACATGATTTAGGGCAACCATTACATGCTTTTGATGCGAGTAAAGTAAATGGAAATAAAATTGAAGTTAAAACATTACCAACAGGCACTAAATTTACAACTTTAGATGGTGTGGAGCGTGAGCTACATGAAGACGATTTAATGATTTGTGATGCAGAGAAACCGATGTGTATTGCTGGTGTTTTTGGAGGTTTAGATTCTGGTGTTACCGCTCAAACGACTACTATCTTTTTAGAAAGTGCTTACTTTAATCCAGTAAGTGTACGTAAAACAGCAAAACGTCATGGATTAAATACAGATGCTTCTTTTAGATTTGAGCGCGGTATTGATCCTAATATAACAGAATACGCTTTAAAACGTGCTGCTTTATTAATACAAGAAATTGCCGGTGGAGAAATTACAAGTAATATTACTGATGTCTATTCTAATAAAATTGAAGACTTTCAAGTTAGGTTAAGTTTTGAAAAGGTGACTAAATTAATTGGTCAAGAAATCCCTACGGAAACTATAAAATCAATACTAACGTCTTTAGATATAAAAATAAATAGTGTGACTGAAACAGGTTTAGGCTTAACTATTCCTGCATTTAGAAATGATGTTACAAGAGAAGCGGATGTTATTGAAGAAATTTTAAGAGTCTTTGGTTATAATAATATTGAAACTAACTCTAAATTGAATGCGTCAATATCAAACGCATCAAGATTTGAAGATTATAAATTACAAAACGTGGTTGGTAATCAATTAGCTGCTCAAGGTTGGTTCGAGATTATGGCTAACTCGTTAACTAGTGCCAATTATATAGCATTAACAGAACAGTTAAAAGCAGCACATAATGTAGAGATGTTAAACCCTTTAAGTCAAGATTTAGGTGTCATGCGTCAAAGTTTATTATTTTCTGGTTTAGAAGCTTTAAGTCACAATATTAATAGACGTCAATCTAATTTAAAGTTTTTTGAATTTGGAAAAACGTATCATGATTACGATGGAACACGTGAAGAGTATAAGCATTTATCATTGTTTATTACTGGTTTTAAAACGGAAGAAAGCTGGTCTAATGCACCACAGGCTAAAACAAATTTCTTTTTCTTAAAAGGAAGTATTGCAAGTACGCTAGACCGTCTAGGCATTTCACGTTACCAAGAAAGTGCGACTACAAGTGATGTGTTTTCTGAAGGACTACAGTTAAAAATTGGAAGAGACACTTTAGTTAACTTTGGTGTTTTAAAATCTAAAATAACAAAGCATTTTGATATTACTCAAGACGTGTTTTATGCTGATTTTAATTGGGACACTATTATTGAAGTTGCTAAACGTAATAAAATTAAGTTTACGGCTATTCCTAAATATCCAGAAGTACGTCGTGATTTTGCATTGCTTTTAGATGACAATGTTACGTTTGACAGTTTACAAGCTATCGCCAAAAAGACAGAGAAGCAATTACTTAAAAAGGTTAACTTGTTTGATGTCTACCAAGGTAAAAACTTACCTAAAGGGAAAAAGAGTTACGCCCTTAGTTTTACTTTTATGGACGAGCGCCAAACACTTACTGATAAAGTGGTTGATAAAATCATGAATAAATTACAAAATAATTTTGAGCGTCAGCTTGGAGCAGAATTAAGATAA
- a CDS encoding suppressor of fused domain protein, protein MSFIKNLFSNKTEVFQEAEILLEQNSPSCPITAIVEQDNRVVYFYLWGPENSNFGVKCSWVRNLKDAPDKQEKALMEKGISPMQTKQYCKFPEGQEKLEADKLSIIWLEEGDAAALLSDGEILAIIPSWAGQGDFLGYARDAKGHGDFAWELSDSNQMYDRITKAQEFWNAWDLDIDPFNSQQPLLLDAYDKAFGKQDKYYAIDGNEWPPKGLYLRQGTSKTVFATVGLSLLPMPAVEMYTDNRFETNRIELGIILDSAFTDKDIQEMGEWISGQSSLPWDNITFLGEGHTINFNPFNSTKFDYVIRTNKLNVLPQSEIEDYRHSKINLLWMVPISEKERQHVIDNGSADIIARLNQIGEHVFSLNRNEII, encoded by the coding sequence ATGAGTTTTATAAAAAATCTTTTTTCTAACAAAACAGAAGTGTTTCAAGAGGCAGAAATTTTACTAGAACAAAATTCGCCTTCCTGTCCAATAACTGCCATTGTAGAACAAGACAATCGTGTTGTATATTTTTATTTATGGGGACCAGAAAACTCTAATTTTGGAGTAAAATGTTCTTGGGTCAGAAATTTAAAGGACGCTCCAGATAAACAGGAAAAAGCATTAATGGAAAAAGGAATCTCTCCAATGCAAACCAAACAGTATTGTAAATTTCCTGAAGGCCAAGAAAAACTAGAAGCAGATAAACTAAGTATTATTTGGTTAGAAGAAGGTGATGCAGCAGCACTTTTATCAGATGGAGAAATTCTTGCTATTATTCCTAGCTGGGCTGGGCAAGGTGATTTTTTAGGGTACGCAAGAGATGCTAAAGGACATGGTGATTTTGCATGGGAGCTTTCCGACTCTAATCAGATGTATGATCGTATTACAAAAGCTCAAGAATTTTGGAATGCATGGGACTTAGATATAGACCCTTTTAATAGTCAACAACCATTACTGCTTGATGCTTACGACAAAGCCTTTGGAAAACAAGATAAATATTATGCTATTGATGGTAATGAATGGCCTCCAAAAGGCCTCTATCTAAGACAAGGAACTTCTAAAACTGTTTTTGCGACTGTTGGACTTTCGTTACTGCCGATGCCTGCTGTCGAAATGTATACAGACAATAGGTTTGAAACAAACAGAATTGAACTTGGAATTATCTTAGATTCCGCTTTTACAGACAAGGACATACAAGAGATGGGAGAATGGATCAGCGGGCAATCTTCTCTTCCTTGGGACAATATCACGTTTTTAGGAGAAGGTCATACCATAAACTTTAATCCTTTTAACTCTACAAAATTTGACTATGTAATACGAACAAATAAACTGAATGTCCTACCGCAATCAGAAATTGAAGACTATAGACATTCAAAAATAAATCTGCTCTGGATGGTTCCTATTTCAGAAAAAGAAAGACAACACGTTATTGATAATGGAAGTGCTGACATTATTGCAAGACTAAATCAAATTGGAGAACATGTGTTTTCTCTAAATCGTAATGAAATTATATAA
- a CDS encoding peroxiredoxin family protein, whose product MSYRPLFYTIICLSVLLSCKKDKNVIEENTAFFGGEIINPSSNYIILYKSSDIIDTVYLDSKNRFKYNFKNFESGLYNFYDGKESQAFLIQPQDSIMIRVNTMEFDESLVFSGIGEKENNYLMELFLETEKQEQEVLEISQLEPKAFDKKLCDIRKTKLERLKAFSLKHNTSDLFNLFANANIDYNYYYSKEAYPFINYSKNESEIFSNLPANFFDFRKDIDYNNNTLRDYRPYVSFLRFHFNNIALQEHFKHSEDDTYNNQSLDYNLDKLSLIEEKITDSFIKNRLLYYNMIKFINASKHVDDFDALLASFQEKSTNKDQKAKANRLVNSYKRLKPGQLIPDLMVVDKNEDTHHLKDIMNKPTLIYFWDAGDRYHLKVCHERAKDLQKKYPEFDFIAISVNAISSQEQGEVLKRHRLGYTNEYHFENVTMAIENLSLKPINKVFIVDKDAKIVNPKANMFDITIENEMLALINK is encoded by the coding sequence ATGTCTTATAGACCTTTATTTTATACAATAATCTGCCTAAGTGTTTTACTTTCTTGTAAGAAAGACAAAAACGTCATTGAAGAAAACACAGCGTTTTTTGGTGGAGAAATTATTAATCCAAGTAGTAATTACATTATTTTATACAAATCGTCGGATATAATCGACACGGTTTATTTAGACTCTAAAAATCGTTTTAAGTATAACTTCAAAAATTTCGAATCCGGTTTATATAATTTTTATGACGGAAAGGAATCTCAAGCTTTTTTAATCCAACCACAAGACAGCATCATGATTCGTGTCAATACGATGGAATTTGATGAGTCTTTAGTTTTTAGTGGTATTGGAGAAAAAGAAAATAATTATTTAATGGAATTGTTTCTGGAGACAGAAAAACAAGAACAAGAAGTTTTAGAAATTAGTCAATTAGAACCCAAAGCATTTGACAAAAAACTTTGCGATATAAGAAAAACAAAATTAGAGCGTTTAAAAGCATTTTCTTTAAAACATAACACGTCTGACTTGTTTAACTTATTTGCTAATGCGAATATAGATTACAATTATTATTACAGTAAAGAAGCCTATCCTTTTATAAACTATAGTAAAAACGAAAGTGAGATTTTTAGTAATCTTCCTGCAAACTTTTTTGACTTTAGAAAAGACATAGACTATAATAATAACACTTTAAGAGACTACAGACCTTATGTGTCTTTTTTAAGATTTCATTTTAATAATATTGCTTTACAAGAGCATTTTAAACACTCTGAAGACGATACATATAACAATCAATCTTTAGATTACAATTTAGATAAACTAAGCTTAATAGAAGAAAAAATAACAGATAGCTTTATTAAAAACAGGTTATTGTATTATAACATGATCAAATTTATCAACGCCTCTAAACATGTCGATGATTTTGATGCACTTTTAGCCTCTTTCCAAGAAAAAAGCACCAATAAAGATCAGAAAGCTAAAGCTAATAGATTAGTTAATTCTTACAAACGTTTAAAACCAGGACAACTGATTCCTGATTTAATGGTTGTGGATAAAAATGAAGATACGCATCATTTAAAAGACATCATGAATAAGCCAACACTTATTTATTTTTGGGATGCAGGAGATCGTTACCATTTAAAAGTATGTCATGAACGTGCTAAAGACCTTCAAAAAAAGTATCCAGAGTTTGATTTTATTGCTATTAGTGTAAACGCTATAAGCAGCCAAGAACAAGGAGAGGTTTTAAAACGTCACCGCCTAGGCTATACTAATGAGTATCATTTTGAGAATGTAACAATGGCGATAGAAAATTTATCACTAAAACCGATTAATAAAGTTTTTATAGTTGACAAAGATGCTAAAATTGTTAATCCAAAAGCGAATATGTTTGATATTACTATTGAAAACGAAATGTTAGCCCTTATCAATAAATAA